Proteins encoded in a region of the Triplophysa dalaica isolate WHDGS20190420 chromosome 10, ASM1584641v1, whole genome shotgun sequence genome:
- the LOC130430379 gene encoding uncharacterized protein LOC130430379, whose amino-acid sequence MKNRFTINVLFVVFHHLFHLCDGVKSVSVMEGESVTLHSDVTDIQSYYLTLWRFGDDGFTIARINRDKIIYSDIPAFRDRMVLDDQTGSLTITNSRIKHSGLYKMEISNSTGTSVKKFRLTVYDSPFLIEAEKGELKTVSVTEGDPAYLMMEDVDTQRYDLIVWRFGDDGILILKGDREDNKTTFTHDEIYEDRLELNYQTGSLTITDARITDTGLYKVKISGDRRAEYLRFILTVSASGISSGGVAGIVIAVLLAMSGAVGVFVFFIRRRTSEIKKQNDVFVDKSVSMKPGDSVILHTGVKDIQKDDEITWMFEDTSIAKMKGDQTIENIDERFKDKLKLDPQTGSLIIKDTKAEHTGLYKVKMRLQDVPSAQIINVSASDKLSVNEGDPFTLSSGQTELGDNVMTWRFKDKHIATVSKHQAPVYDEERFKDRVHVDPKTGSLTVRNSKAKDSGLYQLQISTEKSERKFTVTVRENIKKVSVMEGESFTLNTGDAFIQRPDMIKWMFKHKSIAELIGKRHSAAAVDKDERFTDRLELDHQTGSLTVTNTRTTDSGLYTLKINSEDSEWKFSVTVRGRLPWNKRPEQKEESTENTPEESKLLDSPIRAEEQTESTENTPEESKLLTSQDSPIREEEQTEKIKSVNEGESLTLSTGDAFTQSPDMIKWMFENICIAEFTGNTPADAEDVVKDERFTDRLELDYKTASLTIRDTRFPDSGRYTLKIKTEGSKREFCINVKVLSKENKVNHSEAAHTSLNESHPLLHGAADNMEEMSLQEHPVYKHH is encoded by the exons ATggagtgaagtcagtgtcagtgatggagggagaatcTGTAACTTTACACAGTGATGTTACTGACATACAGAGCTATTATCTGACATTGTGGAGGTTTGGAGACGATGGCTTTACCATAGCTCGAATCAACAGAGATAAGATCATATATAGTGATATTCCAGCATTCAGAGACAGAATGGTGttggatgatcagactggatctctcaccatcacaaacagcAGAAtcaaacactctggactttataagaTGGAGATCAGCAACAGCACCGGGACATCAGTTAAGAAATTCCGTCTTACAGTCTATG attCTCCGTTTTTGATCGAAGCTGAAAAAGGTGAATTAAAGACGGTGTCGGTAACAGAGGGAGATCCTGCCTATCTGATGATGGAAGATGTTGACACACAGAGATATGATCTGATagtgtggaggtttggagatgaCGGCATTCTTATACTGAAGGGTGACAGAGAAGACAATAAGACCACATTTACTCATGATGAGATATATGAAGACAGACTGGAGCTGAACTATCAGaccggatctctcaccatcacagacGCCAGAAtcacagacactggactttataaagtaaagatcagcGGTGACAGAAGAGCCGAATACTTGAGATTCATTCTGACTGTCAGTG CATCAGGTATATCTTCAGGTGGTGTAGCAGGTATAGTTATTGCTGTTCTGCTGGCCATGTCTGGAGCTgtcggtgtgtttgtgtttttcattcgCCGCAGAacctctgaaataaaaaagcaaaatg ATGTCTTTGTTGATAAGTCAGTGTCAATGAAGCCGGGAGATTCTGTCATTCTACACACTGGTGTTAAAGATATACAGAAAGATGATGAGATAACGTGGATGTTTGAAGACACATCAATAGCTAAAATGAAGGGAGATCAAACAATTGAAAATATCGATGAGAGATTCAAAGACAAACTGAAGCTGGACcctcagactggatctctcatcatcaaaGACACCAAAGCTGAACACACTGGACTATACAAAGTAAAGATGAGACTTCAAGATGTGCCATCAGCCCAGATTATCAATGTTTCTGCCAGTG aTAAACTGTCTGTGAATGAAGGAGATCCTTTCACTTTAAGCTCTGGTCAGACTGAACTAGGAGACAATGTCATGACATGGAggtttaaagacaaacatataGCTACAGTCAGTAAACATCAGGCACCTGTTTATGATGAAGAGAGATTCAAAGACAGAGTTCATGTGGATCCTAAAACTGGATCTCTGACCGTCAGAAACAGCAAAGCTAaagactctggactttatcaactacAGATCAGCACAGAGAAATCAGAAAGAAAATTCACTGTTACTGTCCGTG AGAACATTAAGaaggtgtcagtgatggagggagaatcATTCACTCTCAACACTGGAGATGCTTTCATACAGAGGCCTGATATGATCAAGTGGATGTTTAAACACAAGTCTATAGCTGAACTTATTGGAAAAAGACattctgctgctgctgttgatAAAGATGAAAGATTCACAGACAGACTGGAGCTGGAccatcagactggatctctcaccgtCACAAACACCAGAAccacagactctggactttacACACTGAAGATCAACTCTGAGGATTCAGAATGGAAATTCAGTGTCACTGTCAGAG GCCGGCTTCCATGGAACAAACGTCCAGAGCAGAAAGAAG aatCCACAGAAAATACACCAGAAGAGTCAAAACTGCTAGACTCACCCATCAGAGCGGAGGAGCAGACAG aatCCACAGAAAATACACCAGAAGAGTCAAAGCTGCTAACAAGTCAAGACTCACCCATCAGAGAGGAGGAGCAGACAG AGAAAATTAAATCAGTGAATGAGGGAGAATCTTTAACTCTCAGCACTGGAGATGCTTTCACACAGAGTCCTGATATGATCAAGTggatgtttgaaaacatttgtattgcTGAATTCACTGGAAATACACCTGCTGATGCTGAAGATGTTGTTAAAGATGAAAGATTCACAGACAGACTGGAGCTCGACTATAAGACTGCATCTCTCACCATCAGAGACACGAGATTCCCAGACTCTGGACGCTACACACTGAAGATCAAAACAGAGGGTTCAAAAAGGGAATTCTGTATCAATGTCAAAG TGCTttctaaagaaaacaaagtgAATCATTCAGAGGCGGCACACACATCTTTAAATGAATCACATCCTTTGTTGCATGGTGCTGCGGATAATATGGAGGAGATGAGTCTACAAGAACATCCTGTATATAAACACCACTGa